Genomic segment of Candidatus Palauibacter australiensis:
GGTGGCGAGGCCGAACAGGGTGTCGCCGTCGCTCGGGGTGTGGGCCGGGTAGATGGCGCGGGCGAGCCCGTCGTGCGCCATCTGCGCGACCTTCGTGATCTCGGCCTTCGAGAGGCGCGCGTTCGTCGCCACGACGCCGATGGTCGTGTTCTCGACGGAACGGTCGCCGTCCGGCGCGTCGTCCGGCGGCCGCACGGCGCCCTCGCGCAGCAGAGCGCGAGCGTCCGCGAAGCCCGTCCCGGCCTCGGTGCGGACGCCGGCCACGACCTCTCCCGTGGCCGGATCGATCACGTCGCCGACCGCATTGACCGCCACGACCGCCGCCACGGTGAGACCGTCCTCAAGGGTGATCGAGGCGGTGCCGATCCCGCCCTTCATCGCGCGGCCGCGGCCGCGGAGCTTCCCGA
This window contains:
- a CDS encoding P1 family peptidase, producing SGGSAFGLDAASGVVRYLEERGIGYRAGDHVVPIVAAAILFDLGIGGGSVRPGPECGYEAARAASTAAPAEGSVGAGAGATVGKLRGRGRAMKGGIGTASITLEDGLTVAAVVAVNAVGDVIDPATGEVVAGVRTEAGTGFADARALLREGAVRPPDDAPDGDRSVENTTIGVVATNARLSKAEITKVAQMAHDGLARAIYPAHTPSDGDTLFGLATGTHTDDAGLARIGALAADMVAEAILRAVRAATGLPGLPSVADLEGTGG